The Streptomyces avermitilis MA-4680 = NBRC 14893 genome contains a region encoding:
- a CDS encoding uroporphyrinogen-III synthase yields the protein MSPTTLPAGPEHGHVTFLGAGPGDPGLLTLRAVEALARADVLVAEHEVLDVVRTHARQGVAVLNTSSDAYSDTSSGTYSATSTPQLAVVDSTSTTAGTPASRDAANLVMEAARGGRRVVRAVSGDPGLDTYAAEEMLACAAAGVPFEVVPGIAAAVGVPAYAGVPLRDAQGADVRFVDARSASERCWTEVGASDGTVVVSATLDSVAAAAGELVAAGRKPDTPMSVTIAGTTTRQRTWSATLGSIAQTLKQAKVLPSPDGGRPVIAVVGERSAAAQRDQLSWFESKPLFGWKVLVPRTKEQAASLSDQLRSYGAVPHEVPTIAVEPPRTPQQMERAVKGLVTGRYEWIAFTSVNAVKAVREKFEEYGLDARAFAGIKVAAVGEQTAKALVAFGVKPDLVPSGEQSAAGLLEDWPPYDPVFDPIDRVFLPRADIATETLVAGLIELGWEVDDVTAYRTVRASPPPAETREAIKGGGFDAVLFTSSSTVRNLVGIAGKPHNVTVIACIGPATAKTAEEHGLRVDVMAPEPSVLKLAEALADFGLRRRASALDAGDPVTRPSERRPGSRRRRTT from the coding sequence TTGAGCCCCACCACCCTTCCCGCCGGTCCGGAACACGGGCACGTCACCTTCCTGGGTGCCGGTCCCGGAGATCCGGGACTGCTCACACTGCGCGCCGTGGAGGCGCTGGCGAGAGCGGACGTTCTTGTCGCCGAGCATGAGGTGCTCGACGTGGTCCGTACGCATGCCAGGCAAGGCGTCGCCGTGCTGAACACGTCTTCGGATGCGTATTCGGATACGTCGTCAGGTACGTATTCGGCCACAAGCACGCCTCAACTAGCGGTTGTTGACAGCACGTCGACGACCGCTGGGACCCCCGCGTCGAGGGATGCCGCCAATCTTGTCATGGAGGCCGCGCGGGGCGGCAGGCGGGTCGTGCGTGCGGTGTCCGGTGACCCCGGCCTCGACACGTACGCGGCCGAGGAGATGCTGGCGTGCGCCGCCGCGGGCGTGCCGTTCGAGGTGGTGCCCGGCATCGCGGCCGCCGTGGGTGTGCCCGCTTACGCGGGTGTGCCGCTGCGGGACGCGCAGGGCGCCGACGTGCGGTTCGTGGACGCCCGTTCGGCGTCGGAGCGGTGCTGGACCGAGGTGGGCGCGTCCGATGGGACCGTCGTCGTCTCGGCCACGCTGGATTCCGTGGCCGCGGCCGCGGGCGAGCTGGTCGCCGCCGGCCGTAAGCCCGACACTCCGATGTCGGTGACCATCGCCGGTACCACCACACGGCAGCGCACCTGGTCCGCCACGCTCGGGTCCATCGCGCAGACGCTGAAGCAGGCGAAGGTGCTGCCCTCGCCCGACGGCGGCCGACCGGTGATAGCCGTGGTCGGTGAGCGTTCCGCCGCCGCCCAGCGCGACCAGCTGTCGTGGTTCGAGTCCAAGCCGCTGTTCGGCTGGAAGGTGCTCGTGCCGCGGACGAAGGAGCAGGCGGCGTCGCTCTCCGACCAGCTGCGGTCGTACGGGGCCGTGCCGCACGAGGTGCCGACGATCGCCGTCGAACCGCCGCGGACGCCCCAGCAGATGGAGCGCGCGGTCAAGGGCCTGGTGACGGGCCGGTACGAGTGGATCGCCTTCACCTCGGTGAACGCGGTCAAGGCCGTGCGGGAGAAGTTCGAGGAGTACGGGCTCGATGCCCGGGCCTTCGCCGGGATCAAGGTCGCGGCGGTGGGCGAGCAGACCGCGAAGGCGCTGGTCGCCTTCGGTGTGAAGCCGGACCTGGTGCCGAGCGGTGAGCAGTCGGCCGCCGGTCTGCTGGAGGACTGGCCGCCGTACGACCCGGTCTTCGACCCGATCGACCGGGTGTTCCTGCCGCGGGCGGACATCGCGACCGAGACGCTGGTCGCCGGGCTCATCGAGCTGGGCTGGGAGGTCGACGACGTCACGGCGTACCGGACGGTGCGCGCGTCGCCGCCGCCGGCCGAGACGCGGGAGGCCATCAAGGGCGGTGGCTTCGACGCCGTGCTGTTCACGTCGTCCTCGACGGTGCGCAACCTGGTCGGCATCGCGGGCAAGCCGCACAACGTGACGGTGATCGCGTGCATCGGTCCCGCCACGGCCAAGACGGCCGAGGAGCACGGGCTGCGGGTGGACGTCATGGCTCCCGAGCCCTCGGTGCTCAAGCTGGCGGAGGCGCTGGCGGACTTCGGGCTGCGGCGCCGTGCGTCGGCGCTGGACGCCGGGGATCCGGTGACGCGGCCGAGCGAGCGGCGGCCGGGGTCGCGGCGGCGGCGTACGACGTAG
- a CDS encoding glutamyl-tRNA reductase translates to MSLLVVGLSHRSAPVSVLERATLTADAQVKLLQDTVAAEPATEAAVLATCNRIELYADVDKFHAGVAELSTLLAQHSGVGLEELTPYLYVHYEDRAVHHLFSVACGLDSMVVGEGQILGQIKDALATAQELHTAGRLLNDLFQQALRTGKRAHSETGIDRAGQSLVTFGLEQLSAGTAVEAWAKGKRALVIGAGSMSSLAAATLARAGVAEVVIANRTPDRAERLAQILTEGDDTDVLARAVPMDAVPAELTRADVAVSCTGATGLVLTAEAVAAAVEGRTGTPVAVREETPASAAGGLAPAGTDEGCPLDLSAVQGATGFSVMGEAAVAGMDAATLEQHAAWVDRGTVDRRDSRRTPEVEAELITALAATVAAGGRLPERRRPEPVVEAPRPAPALALLDLAMPRDIDAAVHRLLGVRLVDIESLAEASADAPMAADVDLVRRIVADEVAAFGAAQRAAHITPTVVALRTMAADVVANEIARLDGRLPGLDEKQRGEITQTVRRVVDKLLHAPTVRVKQLAAEPGGAGYADALRTLFDLDPETVAAVSRADDRDTSDSTENAKNRGRE, encoded by the coding sequence ATGAGTCTCCTCGTCGTCGGGCTGAGCCACCGCAGCGCTCCGGTCAGCGTTCTGGAGCGGGCCACGCTGACCGCGGACGCCCAGGTCAAGCTGCTCCAGGACACGGTCGCCGCGGAGCCTGCCACCGAGGCCGCGGTCCTTGCCACCTGCAACCGCATCGAGCTGTACGCCGACGTGGACAAGTTCCACGCGGGCGTCGCCGAGCTGTCCACGCTGCTCGCCCAGCACAGCGGGGTCGGGCTCGAGGAGCTCACTCCCTATCTCTACGTGCACTACGAGGACCGGGCCGTCCACCACCTCTTCTCGGTGGCCTGCGGCCTCGACTCGATGGTCGTGGGCGAGGGCCAGATCCTCGGCCAGATCAAGGACGCGCTGGCCACCGCGCAGGAACTGCACACCGCGGGACGGCTCCTCAACGACCTGTTCCAGCAGGCACTGCGGACCGGCAAGCGGGCGCACTCCGAGACCGGCATCGACCGCGCCGGACAGTCGCTGGTCACCTTCGGCCTGGAGCAGCTCTCCGCCGGTACGGCGGTCGAGGCCTGGGCCAAGGGCAAGCGGGCCCTGGTCATCGGTGCCGGCTCCATGTCCTCGCTGGCCGCCGCGACGCTCGCGCGTGCCGGGGTCGCCGAGGTCGTGATCGCCAACCGCACACCGGACCGCGCCGAGCGCCTCGCGCAGATCCTCACGGAGGGCGACGACACGGACGTGCTGGCCCGCGCGGTACCGATGGACGCGGTGCCGGCCGAGCTGACACGTGCCGACGTCGCCGTCTCCTGTACCGGCGCCACGGGTCTCGTCCTGACGGCCGAGGCGGTCGCGGCGGCGGTCGAGGGGCGTACGGGTACGCCGGTCGCCGTGCGTGAGGAGACCCCGGCCTCCGCGGCGGGCGGCCTCGCCCCCGCCGGTACCGACGAGGGCTGCCCCCTCGACCTGTCCGCGGTCCAGGGCGCCACGGGCTTCTCCGTGATGGGAGAGGCCGCGGTCGCCGGGATGGACGCGGCCACCCTGGAACAGCACGCGGCCTGGGTCGACCGGGGAACCGTCGACCGCCGCGACAGCCGCCGCACGCCCGAGGTCGAGGCCGAGCTGATCACCGCGCTCGCCGCCACGGTCGCCGCCGGCGGCCGTCTCCCCGAGCGCCGCCGGCCCGAGCCCGTCGTCGAGGCCCCCCGGCCCGCGCCCGCGCTCGCACTGCTCGACCTCGCGATGCCCCGTGACATCGACGCCGCCGTGCACCGGCTGCTCGGGGTGCGGCTCGTCGACATCGAGTCGCTCGCCGAGGCCTCCGCGGACGCGCCGATGGCCGCCGACGTGGACCTGGTGCGCCGGATCGTCGCCGACGAGGTGGCCGCCTTCGGCGCCGCCCAGCGCGCCGCGCACATCACCCCCACCGTCGTCGCCCTGCGCACGATGGCCGCCGACGTCGTCGCGAACGAGATCGCGCGGCTCGACGGACGGCTGCCCGGCCTCGACGAGAAGCAGCGCGGCGAGATCACCCAGACCGTGCGGCGCGTCGTCGACAAGCTGCTGCACGCGCCGACCGTACGGGTCAAGCAGCTCGCGGCCGAGCCCGGCGGCGCCGGGTACGCGGACGCGCTGCGGACCCTGTTCGACCTCGACCCCGAGACGGTCGCCGCCGTCTCCCGGGCCGACGACAGGGACACCAGTGACAGCACCGAGAACGCCAAGAACCGAGGGCGAGAATGA
- the hemC gene encoding hydroxymethylbilane synthase, with protein MSEQALRLGTRRSKLAMAQSGQVADAVRQVTGRPVELVEITTYGDTSREHLAQIGGTGVFVTALRDALLRGEVDFAVHSLKDLPTAQPDELALAAVPVREDPRDVLVARDGLTFEELGAPSPKGTARVGTGSPRRMAQLNAYARSHGLAVETVPIRGNVDSRIGYVRSGELDGVVLAAAGLHRIGRIDEVTEFLPVDTVLPAPGQGALAIECAADNADLIAALAELDDPFTRAAVTAERSLLAALEAGCSAPVGALADLLADGQIVTEMRLRGVVGTTDGSTLVQLSTTGPVPETHDQAMALGRELAAEMLAKGAAGLMGEREH; from the coding sequence ATGAGTGAGCAGGCACTGCGGCTGGGGACCAGGCGCAGCAAGCTGGCCATGGCCCAGTCCGGGCAGGTGGCCGACGCCGTGAGGCAGGTGACCGGACGGCCCGTCGAGCTCGTGGAGATCACGACCTACGGCGACACCTCGCGCGAGCACCTGGCCCAGATCGGCGGCACCGGTGTGTTCGTGACCGCGCTGCGCGACGCGCTGCTGCGCGGCGAGGTCGACTTCGCCGTGCACTCCCTCAAGGATCTGCCGACCGCGCAGCCCGACGAGCTGGCCCTGGCCGCCGTACCGGTCCGCGAGGACCCGCGCGACGTGCTCGTCGCCCGCGACGGACTGACGTTCGAAGAGCTGGGCGCTCCTTCCCCGAAGGGGACCGCGCGGGTCGGCACCGGCTCGCCGCGCCGCATGGCCCAGCTGAACGCTTACGCGCGCAGCCACGGCCTGGCCGTCGAGACCGTCCCGATCCGCGGCAACGTCGACTCCCGGATCGGGTACGTCCGCAGCGGTGAGCTGGACGGCGTCGTACTCGCCGCCGCCGGGCTCCACCGGATCGGCCGGATCGACGAAGTGACCGAGTTCCTGCCGGTCGACACTGTTTTGCCCGCCCCCGGCCAGGGGGCCCTCGCGATCGAATGTGCCGCGGACAACGCGGACCTGATCGCTGCGCTCGCCGAGCTCGACGACCCGTTCACCCGGGCCGCCGTGACCGCCGAGCGATCCCTGCTCGCCGCCCTGGAGGCCGGCTGCAGTGCCCCTGTGGGGGCGCTGGCCGACCTGCTGGCCGACGGGCAGATTGTCACTGAGATGCGCCTGCGCGGCGTCGTCGGTACAACCGACGGCTCGACGCTGGTGCAGCTGTCCACCACCGGTCCCGTGCCCGAGACGCACGACCAGGCAATGGCGCTCGGTCGCGAACTCGCTGCCGAGATGCTCGCCAAGGGCGCGGCCGGTCTGATGGGGGAGCGAGAACATTGA
- a CDS encoding redox-sensing transcriptional repressor Rex, whose product MATGRTHRPATRSRGIPEATVARLPLYLRALTALSERSVPTVSSEELAAAAGVNSAKLRKDFSYLGSYGTRGVGYDVEYLVYQISRELGLTQDWPVVIVGIGNLGAALANYGGFASRGFRVAALIDADPAMAGKPVAGIPVQHTDELEKIIDGNGVSIGVIATPAGAAQQVCDRLVAAGVTSILNFAPTVLTVPDGVDVRKVDLSIELQILAFHEQRKAGEEAAAEGAIPAAASKESADKGPDGDVPAVMPA is encoded by the coding sequence GTGGCAACTGGCCGAACTCACCGACCGGCGACCCGCAGCCGAGGGATTCCCGAGGCCACCGTCGCCAGGCTTCCGCTGTACCTCCGAGCCCTCACCGCACTGTCGGAGCGCTCGGTACCCACGGTCTCCTCCGAGGAGCTCGCGGCCGCGGCGGGGGTCAACTCCGCGAAGCTGCGCAAGGACTTCTCGTACCTCGGGTCGTACGGCACGCGCGGTGTGGGCTACGACGTCGAGTATCTCGTGTACCAGATCTCCCGCGAACTGGGTCTGACCCAGGACTGGCCGGTTGTGATCGTCGGTATCGGTAACCTCGGCGCCGCGCTGGCCAATTACGGCGGGTTCGCCTCCCGTGGATTCCGGGTCGCCGCGCTGATCGACGCCGATCCGGCAATGGCCGGAAAGCCCGTCGCCGGGATCCCGGTCCAGCACACGGACGAGCTGGAAAAGATCATCGACGGCAACGGCGTCTCGATCGGGGTCATCGCGACTCCGGCCGGCGCGGCCCAGCAGGTCTGCGACCGGCTCGTCGCCGCGGGCGTCACCTCCATCCTGAACTTCGCGCCGACCGTGCTGACCGTCCCGGACGGCGTCGACGTGCGCAAGGTCGACCTCTCCATCGAGCTCCAGATCCTCGCCTTCCACGAGCAGCGCAAGGCGGGCGAGGAGGCCGCGGCCGAGGGCGCGATCCCGGCCGCCGCCTCCAAGGAGTCCGCCGACAAGGGGCCTGACGGGGACGTCCCCGCCGTGATGCCGGCATGA
- the hemB gene encoding porphobilinogen synthase, with the protein MTKYGSFPGTRPRRLRTTPALRRMVAETRLHPADFILPAFVREGVSEPVPITAMPGVVQHTRDSLKKAALEALEAGVSGIMLFGVPEDAKKDAQGSAGTDPDGILQVALRDVRAEVGDELIVMSDLCLDEFTDHGHCGVLDGQGRVDNDATLERYAEMAQVQADAGAHVVGPSGMMDGQIGVVRDALDQIGREDVSILAYTAKYSSAFYGPFREAVGSSLKGDRKTYQQDPANARESLRELALDLEEGADMVMVKPAGPYLDILARVADAVDVPLAAYQISGEYSMIEAAAEKGWIDRDKAILETLTGIKRAGAQNILTYWATEVAQKLR; encoded by the coding sequence ATGACGAAGTACGGATCCTTCCCCGGTACGCGTCCCCGGCGGCTGCGTACGACCCCCGCTCTGCGGCGCATGGTCGCCGAGACCCGGCTGCACCCGGCCGACTTCATCCTCCCCGCGTTCGTGCGCGAGGGCGTGAGTGAGCCGGTGCCGATCACGGCCATGCCCGGCGTCGTGCAGCACACGCGCGACAGCCTGAAGAAGGCGGCGCTGGAGGCGCTGGAGGCCGGTGTCTCCGGGATCATGCTCTTCGGGGTGCCGGAGGACGCGAAGAAGGACGCCCAGGGGTCGGCGGGCACGGATCCGGACGGGATCCTCCAGGTCGCGCTGCGCGATGTGCGGGCCGAGGTCGGGGACGAGCTGATCGTCATGTCCGACCTGTGCCTCGACGAGTTCACCGACCACGGCCACTGCGGGGTGCTCGACGGGCAGGGCCGGGTCGACAACGACGCGACCCTGGAGCGGTACGCCGAGATGGCGCAGGTGCAGGCCGACGCGGGCGCGCATGTGGTCGGGCCGAGCGGGATGATGGACGGCCAGATCGGTGTCGTCCGGGACGCCCTGGACCAGATCGGGCGCGAGGACGTCTCCATCCTGGCGTACACCGCCAAGTACTCCTCCGCCTTCTACGGGCCCTTCCGGGAGGCCGTCGGCTCCTCGCTCAAGGGTGACCGCAAGACGTATCAGCAGGATCCCGCCAATGCGCGCGAGTCGCTGCGGGAGCTGGCCCTCGACCTGGAGGAGGGCGCCGACATGGTGATGGTCAAGCCGGCCGGTCCCTACCTCGACATCCTCGCGCGGGTCGCCGACGCGGTGGACGTACCGCTCGCGGCGTACCAGATCTCCGGCGAGTACTCGATGATCGAGGCCGCCGCGGAGAAGGGCTGGATCGACCGGGACAAGGCGATCCTGGAGACGCTGACCGGCATCAAGCGGGCCGGGGCACAGAACATCCTGACGTACTGGGCCACCGAGGTGGCGCAGAAGCTGCGCTGA
- a CDS encoding SAM-dependent methyltransferase: MPGDALSHDPAELRKRIDTTKAHPARVYDVFLGGKDNYPVDRAAAAAALAANPRGYLDVRHNRDFLRRAVTRLAQDDGIRQFLDIGTGLPTQENVHQIAQRINPDSRVVYVDNDPVVLAHARALLNSGPEGATDYIDADLKSPGQILEAAAKTLDFDQPVALVLVAVLHFVEDAEAYPIVRELVEALPSGSRLVLSHLTEDLNAENIRAVQRTFTERGFTFVLRTKGEVERFLTDNGLELDDPGVVPAHHWRPDDAAPVPEQPDASYLASLDDIEKVRYRDINDVTDADINVYAVTGRKA, from the coding sequence ATGCCCGGTGACGCCCTCAGCCACGACCCCGCCGAGCTGAGAAAGAGGATCGACACCACCAAGGCGCATCCGGCGCGGGTCTACGACGTGTTTCTCGGTGGCAAGGACAACTACCCGGTGGACCGTGCCGCGGCCGCCGCGGCGCTCGCGGCGAACCCGCGCGGCTATCTGGACGTGCGGCACAACCGCGACTTCCTGCGGCGGGCGGTGACGCGGCTGGCGCAGGACGACGGCATCCGGCAGTTCCTGGACATCGGCACCGGTCTGCCGACGCAGGAGAACGTGCACCAGATCGCCCAGCGGATCAATCCGGACTCACGGGTCGTGTACGTCGACAACGACCCCGTCGTGCTCGCCCACGCGCGCGCCCTGCTGAACAGCGGCCCCGAGGGCGCCACCGACTACATCGACGCCGACCTCAAGAGCCCCGGGCAGATCCTGGAGGCGGCCGCCAAGACTCTCGACTTCGACCAGCCGGTCGCGCTCGTGCTCGTGGCGGTCCTGCACTTCGTGGAGGACGCGGAGGCCTACCCGATCGTGCGCGAGCTGGTGGAGGCGCTGCCGTCCGGCAGCCGGCTGGTGCTCAGCCATCTCACCGAGGACCTCAACGCCGAGAACATCCGCGCGGTCCAGCGGACTTTCACGGAGCGCGGCTTCACCTTCGTGCTGCGCACCAAGGGCGAGGTCGAGCGGTTCCTCACGGACAACGGCCTGGAGCTCGACGACCCGGGCGTCGTTCCCGCCCATCACTGGCGGCCCGACGACGCCGCTCCGGTGCCCGAGCAGCCGGACGCGTCCTACCTCGCCTCCCTCGACGACATCGAGAAGGTCCGCTACCGCGACATCAACGACGTCACGGACGCCGACATCAACGTGTACGCGGTCACCGGCAGGAAGGCGTAG
- a CDS encoding helix-turn-helix domain-containing protein: MAGDEFAGLLKELKERSGLSYGTLGKRLHMSASTLHRYVNGEAVPADYAPVERFARVCRATPEELVELHRRWVRADALRGQKGAPEPAVASAVAVPEPEVEAASGTEGAPEPDAASGAEDAPEVESDAGAEPESPVRRRRTVVLAGAAVAAAVVAAALVVNLVPGKGDDHGRKQSAGAAASSAGVTSDGTASAGAKSASPSPSPSASRGAGPAPSGSRSVGAERTRGPDDGAAAPIVVANAYKWDSPCSQHYLVDRDAARMPPPPTEPDARGWVTALGGVPAGQQMLALTVQGTGKATVVLESLHVRVAKKDAPLAWNDYEMGVGCGGGVETRSFEVDLDAGRPVAVPKAGQRDFPYKVSESDPEVFYVFADARTHDVSWNLELEWSSGTKHGTVRVDDNGELFRTSGNVGRPAYNYPLGSTEWGRNAYEPNVKG, encoded by the coding sequence GTGGCCGGGGACGAGTTCGCGGGACTGCTGAAGGAACTCAAGGAGCGGTCCGGACTCAGTTACGGGACGCTCGGGAAGCGGCTGCACATGAGTGCGTCGACGCTGCACCGGTACGTCAACGGGGAGGCCGTACCGGCGGATTACGCGCCCGTGGAGCGCTTCGCCCGGGTGTGCCGGGCGACGCCCGAGGAGCTGGTGGAGCTGCACCGGCGGTGGGTGCGGGCGGACGCGCTGCGGGGGCAGAAGGGGGCGCCCGAGCCGGCGGTGGCGTCGGCGGTGGCTGTGCCGGAGCCGGAGGTGGAGGCGGCTTCCGGGACCGAGGGTGCGCCTGAGCCGGATGCGGCCTCCGGGGCCGAAGATGCGCCTGAGGTGGAGTCGGACGCAGGAGCCGAGCCCGAATCGCCGGTACGGCGTCGGCGTACCGTCGTGCTCGCCGGTGCCGCCGTGGCCGCGGCCGTCGTGGCCGCCGCGCTCGTCGTGAACCTCGTGCCCGGCAAGGGCGACGACCACGGCCGCAAGCAGTCGGCGGGTGCCGCCGCCTCGTCCGCCGGCGTGACGTCCGACGGCACCGCGTCGGCCGGTGCGAAGAGCGCGTCGCCCTCGCCCTCGCCGTCCGCCTCGCGCGGCGCCGGTCCTGCCCCGTCCGGCTCCCGGAGTGTCGGGGCGGAGCGGACGCGGGGCCCGGACGACGGGGCCGCCGCGCCGATCGTCGTCGCCAACGCGTACAAGTGGGACAGCCCGTGCAGCCAGCACTACCTGGTGGACCGGGACGCCGCGCGGATGCCGCCACCGCCGACCGAGCCGGACGCGCGCGGGTGGGTCACCGCGCTCGGCGGGGTGCCCGCCGGGCAGCAGATGCTCGCGCTGACCGTGCAGGGCACCGGCAAGGCCACCGTCGTCCTGGAGTCGCTGCATGTGCGGGTGGCCAAGAAGGACGCGCCGCTCGCGTGGAACGACTACGAGATGGGCGTCGGATGCGGCGGCGGCGTGGAGACGCGGTCGTTCGAGGTGGATCTCGACGCCGGCCGGCCGGTGGCCGTGCCCAAGGCCGGTCAGCGGGACTTCCCCTACAAGGTCAGCGAGTCCGACCCCGAGGTGTTCTATGTGTTCGCGGACGCGCGGACCCATGACGTGAGCTGGAACCTGGAGCTGGAGTGGTCCAGCGGGACGAAGCACGGGACGGTCCGCGTCGACGACAACGGCGAGCTCTTCCGCACCAGCGGCAACGTGGGGCGTCCCGCGTACAACTACCCGCTGGGTTCCACAGAGTGGGGCAGGAACGCGTACGAGCCGAACGTCAAAGGCTGA
- a CDS encoding DUF4232 domain-containing protein, producing the protein MSERTARTRLFAAAAVALAALALTACENGEGVRDEDPSAASKSATRPTGSTPTTAPDTADTTPGTTTAGSPPCTADTTRIMATEVSRPLNHLLLTLTNTGSRTCTLTGHPVTRFGEARSVPAARETRPRAAVRLSPRESAYAGVLLSSGDGSGASGSTAKTLTITFKDGSTARPALPPRGVHVDDRLTVTYWQSSMDTALTY; encoded by the coding sequence ATGTCCGAACGCACCGCCCGTACCCGGCTGTTCGCCGCCGCCGCGGTCGCGCTCGCGGCGCTCGCCCTCACGGCGTGCGAGAACGGCGAGGGCGTACGCGACGAGGACCCGTCCGCGGCGTCCAAGTCGGCGACCCGGCCGACCGGTTCGACGCCGACGACCGCACCGGACACGGCGGACACCACCCCAGGCACCACCACCGCCGGCAGCCCCCCGTGCACCGCCGACACCACCAGGATCATGGCCACGGAGGTCTCCCGCCCCCTGAACCACCTGCTCCTGACCCTCACCAACACCGGTTCGAGGACCTGCACCCTCACCGGCCACCCGGTCACCCGGTTCGGCGAGGCCCGGTCCGTCCCGGCGGCGCGGGAGACCAGGCCGCGGGCGGCGGTCCGGCTGTCCCCCCGCGAGTCCGCCTACGCGGGCGTGCTCCTGTCCTCGGGCGACGGCAGCGGCGCATCCGGCTCCACGGCCAAGACCCTCACGATCACCTTCAAGGACGGCAGCACCGCCCGCCCGGCGCTCCCGCCCAGGGGGGTCCACGTCGACGACCGGCTCACGGTGACGTACTGGCAGTCGTCCATGGACACCGCGCTCACGTACTGA
- a CDS encoding aminoglycoside phosphotransferase family protein, which yields MLPSVDTSEELDAMVRDEALLRPAAQDLCAHLGLTGARLVRFDDGSLPVYAVGGTLVLKLFPGFEAAEGVREARVLSHLWGQLPVPTPRLHAGEMYKNGWRYVLMSRLPGVSLSTAWSRIPAVEQDRIVDEAAETLAALHSVDWKPLADVVGPADWGTFLRRQRAGVLEHHRAAGLPKPWLDQIPGFLDAVRLPASGERVLLHTEFMREHLTVDPQDGWRLTGLFDFEPAMIGDPAYDFVSVGLFMSRGDPRLLRRFYQAYGRPPHDPYQLLAYTLLHVYSDLAWYLREMPAPPHPRLDALAETWFGTDG from the coding sequence ATGCTGCCCAGCGTGGACACAAGTGAAGAGTTGGACGCGATGGTCAGGGACGAGGCGCTGCTGCGACCGGCGGCCCAGGACCTCTGCGCCCATCTGGGGCTGACCGGTGCCCGGTTGGTCCGTTTCGACGATGGTTCGCTGCCCGTGTACGCGGTCGGCGGGACCCTGGTACTGAAGCTGTTCCCGGGCTTCGAGGCGGCCGAAGGCGTCAGAGAGGCACGGGTGTTGTCCCACCTCTGGGGTCAACTGCCCGTGCCGACACCCCGCTTGCACGCCGGCGAGATGTACAAGAACGGCTGGCGCTACGTGCTGATGTCCCGGCTGCCCGGAGTGAGCCTCTCGACGGCCTGGTCCCGGATCCCGGCCGTCGAGCAGGACCGGATCGTCGACGAGGCGGCCGAGACCCTGGCCGCGCTGCACTCCGTGGACTGGAAGCCGCTGGCCGACGTCGTCGGACCGGCGGACTGGGGCACGTTCCTGCGCCGGCAGCGCGCCGGCGTACTGGAGCACCACCGCGCGGCCGGGCTGCCGAAGCCGTGGCTGGACCAGATCCCCGGCTTCCTGGACGCGGTACGGCTGCCGGCGTCGGGGGAACGCGTCCTGCTGCACACCGAGTTCATGCGCGAGCACCTGACGGTGGACCCGCAGGACGGGTGGCGCCTGACCGGTCTCTTCGACTTCGAGCCGGCCATGATCGGCGACCCGGCGTACGACTTCGTGAGCGTCGGCCTGTTCATGTCGCGCGGTGACCCCCGCCTGCTCCGGAGGTTCTACCAGGCGTACGGCCGGCCGCCGCACGACCCGTACCAACTGCTCGCGTATACGCTGCTGCATGTGTACAGCGATCTGGCCTGGTATCTGCGGGAGATGCCGGCCCCGCCGCACCCACGCCTCGACGCGCTCGCCGAGACGTGGTTCGGCACGGACGGATAG